A single genomic interval of Oncorhynchus mykiss isolate Arlee chromosome 13, USDA_OmykA_1.1, whole genome shotgun sequence harbors:
- the LOC110486532 gene encoding GTPase IMAP family member 7, whose amino-acid sequence MASGPPQTELRLVLLGGTRAGQSAAGNAILGHQAFLTQTASEPAVTQECEKHRGIIAGRWVSVVVAQDWFCSERPPEEVRHHVSSCVALSAPGPHGFLLCVPVDRPADMELRALEALEKVFGPTAVCGHTLVLFTHTDQMVLGQQLDEYITTRRKDLLELVVMCGDRYHSLERRSRGEKDERKSVEELLEKVEQTVKESGVEFYSCPLYQEAEARVREKQAEIVWQRRGGEELDEEVPSSASPPEQELDDEEMARVREEAERSVHNLNIDTEGITSLSPASSSPSFLSSLWQGLTGWLRRLPKMLRMESLLGAFVGLFVGGPVGRMLGATVGSVATEVGRRKTPKTEKTK is encoded by the exons ATGGCGTCAGGTCCCCCACAAACAG AGCTGAGGCTGGTTCTGCTCGGCGGGACAAGAGCAGGACAGAGTGCAGCTGGAAACGCCATACTGGGCCACCAGGCTTTCCTTACCCAGACTGCCAGTGAGCCAGCTGTCACTCAGGAATGTGAGAAGCACAGAGGAATCATTGCAGGGAGATGG GTATCAGTAGTAGTTGCCCAAGACTGGTTCTGCTCAGAGCGCCCCCCGGAGGAGGTGAGGCACCATGTCTCCTCTTGCGTGGCCCTGTCGGCCCCGGGGCCTCATGGCTTCCTGCTGTGTGTCCCTGTGGACCGGCCGGCTGACATGGAGCTGCGGGCCCTGGAGGCCCTAGAGAAGGTTTTTGGCCCCACTGCAGTCTGTGGACACACCCTGGTCCTCTTCACCCACACAGACCAGATGGTTCTGGGACAACAGCTGGACGAGTACATCACCACCAGACGCAAAGACCTACTGGAGCTGGTGGTGATGTGTGGAGACCGCTATCACTCtctggagaggaggagtagaggagagaaggatgagaggaagAGTGTGGAAGAGCTGCTGGAGAAGGTTGAACAGACTGTAAAAGAGAGCGGGGTGGAGTTCTACAGCTGCCCCCTCTACCAGGAGGCTGAGGCCAGGGTGAGAGAGAAGCAGGCAGAGATAGTGTggcagagaagagggggagaggagctaGATGAAGAGGTGCCCTCCTCAGCCTCACCTCCAGAGCAAGAGCTAGATGATGAAGAGATGGCAAGAGTtagggaggaggcagagaggagtgtGCACAACCTGAACATAGACACCGAGGGTattacctctctttctcctgcctcctcctctccatcatttCTCTCATCCTTGTGGCAGGGATTGACAGGGTGGCTGAGGAGGCTGCCCAAGATGCTGAGGATGGAGTCTCTGCTGGGGGCTTTCGTTGGCCTGTTCGTAGGTGGGCCCGTTGGGCGGATGCTGGGGGCCACTGTGGGCTCAGTAGCCACTGAAGTGGGGAGAAGGAAGACCCCGAAGACAGAAAAAACCAAATAA
- the LOC110486530 gene encoding HMG box-containing protein 4 isoform X2, whose product MAFEEIKKKGVVEVGMEGEVGLVAGRSQREKRRSYKDLLREEEEIAAQVRKSSKKRPKDSEPFLLGGDSHKKKKKHSEDYYYRDQQGSGPPPHKKKRKSSDHSPSLSSSSSSHPTDTAMGLLQAITSPMATGSDPSPHLHKKPSYPSFSSSHFSKDRKRDGSTGGSKGSHSSHSRPMSSSSSSKKHSSKSSSLFHGGTGTPKGDLLNIREPDGLRMKLMVSPKEKAEGEGFPFPPHSSSSSKGGIKKEKDRDRKQLSKVPKKMQQSRDPLPVVGKEVEVEGHYGEGMGGDSSSSGGELEAGELVIDDSYKHLSKKKKKSKKSKKKKEKEKDREKDKGGREKKHSKGSGGDPSRGHTHTHGSANHSAAGGMYAMGAPIPTPILTHHHQSNEVAMMEKKKKKEEREREKHEKEKDKPKKKNTTAYQVFCKEYRVNINAEQPGLVFGELSKRLAEVWKQLPEKDKLVWKQKAQYLQHKQNKAEATTVKRKSSTDGVKSKGSMKGMGLAAGLVSPNRASVGVSLSPARVPDVDPIDAAAHLQLLGESLSLIGHRLQETEGMVAVSGSLSVLLDSILCALGPLTCLTAQIPQLNGCPRQVLSNTLDNIAYIMPGL is encoded by the exons aTGGCTTTTGAGGAGATCAAGAAGAAAGGAGTAGTTG AGGTAGGGATGGAAGGGGAAGTGGGCCTTGTGGCTGGTcgcagtcagagagagaagaggagatcatACAAGGACCTgctcagagaggaggaggagattgcTGCACAGGTCCGCAAGTCCTCCAAGAAACGGCCCAAG GACTCAGAACCTTTCTTATTGGGAGGGGACTCccacaagaagaagaaaaagcacAGTGAAGACTACTATTACAGAG ACCAGCAAGGCTCAGGCCCACCTCCCCACAAGAAGAAGCGAAAGTCGTCAGACCACTCCCCTTCCctgtcctcctcatcttcctcccatCCCACAGACACAGCCATGGGGCTCCTACAGGCCATCACCTCCCCAATGGCCACCGGCTCAGACCCGAGCCCACACCTGCACAAGAAGCCCTCCtacccctccttctcttcctcccactTCTCCAAAGACCGCAAACGTGATGGGAGCACCGGAGGAAGCAAAGGCAGCCACTCCTCTCATTCCCGTCCTatgtcctcatcctcctcttccaaaAAGCACTCCTCCAAGTCGTCGTCTCTGTTCCAtggtggtaccggtacccctaAAGGAGATCTCCTGAACATACGTGAGCCGGATGGGCTGAGGATGAAGCTCATGGTCTCGCCTAAGGAGAAGGCCGAAGGAGAGGGctttcccttccctccccactcctcctcatcctcaaaaggggggataaaaaaggagaaggacagagaccgGAAGCAGCTCTCTAAAGTCCCCAAGAAGATGCAGCAGAGCCGAGATCCACTGCCTGTTGTGGGGAAAGAAGTGGAGGTGGAGG GGCACTACGGTGAGGGTATGGGGGGAGACAGCTCCTCCTCGGGGGGCGAACTGGAGGCAGGAGAGCTGGTGATAGACGACTCGTACAAGCATCTGtcaaagaaaaagaagaagagcaAGAAAAGCAAGAAgaaaaaggagaaagagaaggacagggAGAAAGACAAAGGCGGGAGAGAGAAGAAGCACAGCAAAGGATCAGGAG GGGACCCATCGAGAGGCCACACCCATACCCATGGCTCAGCCAATCATTCTGCAGCTGGTGGAATGTATGCCATGGGGGCCCCCATCCCTACTCCCATCCTTACTCACCATCATCAAAGTAATGAAGTTGCAATgatggagaagaagaaaaagaaggaggagagggaaagggaaaagcACGAGAAGGAGAAAGATAAG ccCAAGAAGAAGAACACAACAGCGTACCAGGTGTTCTGTAAAGAGTACAGGGTCAACATCAATGCAGAGCAGCCGGGACTAG TGTTCGGGGAGCTGAGCAAAAGGTTGGCAGAGGTGTGGAAACAGCTCCCAGAAAAAGATAAACTG GTGTGGAAGCAGAAAGCTCAGTACCTGCAGCACAAGCAGAACAAAGCTGAGGCCACCACAGTCAAACGCAAGAGCTCCACAGATGGAGTCAAAAGCAAAG GCTCTATGAAGGGCATGGGGCTGGCAGCAGGACTGGTGTCCCCCAACCGGGCGTCTGTGGGTGTGTCCCTGTCACCAGCACGGGTCCCTGATGTCGACCCCATCGATGCGGCTGCCCACCTACAGCTACTGGGAGAGTCCCTGTCCCTCATCGGCCACCGATTACAAGAgacagag GGGATGGTGGCGGTGTCAGGCAGTCTCTCTGTACTGCTGGACTCCATCTTGTGTGCCCTGGGACCCCTGACCTGCCTCACAGCACAGATCCCCCAGCTCAACGGATGTCCCCGCCAAGTCTTG tccaacaccttggacaacatTGCCTACATCATGCCAGGGCTGTGA
- the LOC110486530 gene encoding HMG box-containing protein 4 isoform X1, with protein sequence MAFEEIKKKGVVEVGMEGEVGLVAGRSQREKRRSYKDLLREEEEIAAQVRKSSKKRPKDSEPFLLGGDSHKKKKKHSEDYYYRDQQGSGPPPHKKKRKSSDHSPSLSSSSSSHPTDTAMGLLQAITSPMATGSDPSPHLHKKPSYPSFSSSHFSKDRKRDGSTGGSKGSHSSHSRPMSSSSSSKKHSSKSSSLFHGGTGTPKGDLLNIREPDGLRMKLMVSPKEKAEGEGFPFPPHSSSSSKGGIKKEKDRDRKQLSKVPKKMQQSRDPLPVVGKEVEVEGHYGEGMGGDSSSSGGELEAGELVIDDSYKHLSKKKKKSKKSKKKKEKEKDREKDKGGREKKHSKGSGGDPSRGHTHTHGSANHSAAGGMYAMGAPIPTPILTHHHQSNEVAMMEKKKKKEEREREKHEKEKDKPKKKNTTAYQVFCKEYRVNINAEQPGLEKDFTVFAVFGELSKRLAEVWKQLPEKDKLVWKQKAQYLQHKQNKAEATTVKRKSSTDGVKSKGSMKGMGLAAGLVSPNRASVGVSLSPARVPDVDPIDAAAHLQLLGESLSLIGHRLQETEGMVAVSGSLSVLLDSILCALGPLTCLTAQIPQLNGCPRQVLSNTLDNIAYIMPGL encoded by the exons aTGGCTTTTGAGGAGATCAAGAAGAAAGGAGTAGTTG AGGTAGGGATGGAAGGGGAAGTGGGCCTTGTGGCTGGTcgcagtcagagagagaagaggagatcatACAAGGACCTgctcagagaggaggaggagattgcTGCACAGGTCCGCAAGTCCTCCAAGAAACGGCCCAAG GACTCAGAACCTTTCTTATTGGGAGGGGACTCccacaagaagaagaaaaagcacAGTGAAGACTACTATTACAGAG ACCAGCAAGGCTCAGGCCCACCTCCCCACAAGAAGAAGCGAAAGTCGTCAGACCACTCCCCTTCCctgtcctcctcatcttcctcccatCCCACAGACACAGCCATGGGGCTCCTACAGGCCATCACCTCCCCAATGGCCACCGGCTCAGACCCGAGCCCACACCTGCACAAGAAGCCCTCCtacccctccttctcttcctcccactTCTCCAAAGACCGCAAACGTGATGGGAGCACCGGAGGAAGCAAAGGCAGCCACTCCTCTCATTCCCGTCCTatgtcctcatcctcctcttccaaaAAGCACTCCTCCAAGTCGTCGTCTCTGTTCCAtggtggtaccggtacccctaAAGGAGATCTCCTGAACATACGTGAGCCGGATGGGCTGAGGATGAAGCTCATGGTCTCGCCTAAGGAGAAGGCCGAAGGAGAGGGctttcccttccctccccactcctcctcatcctcaaaaggggggataaaaaaggagaaggacagagaccgGAAGCAGCTCTCTAAAGTCCCCAAGAAGATGCAGCAGAGCCGAGATCCACTGCCTGTTGTGGGGAAAGAAGTGGAGGTGGAGG GGCACTACGGTGAGGGTATGGGGGGAGACAGCTCCTCCTCGGGGGGCGAACTGGAGGCAGGAGAGCTGGTGATAGACGACTCGTACAAGCATCTGtcaaagaaaaagaagaagagcaAGAAAAGCAAGAAgaaaaaggagaaagagaaggacagggAGAAAGACAAAGGCGGGAGAGAGAAGAAGCACAGCAAAGGATCAGGAG GGGACCCATCGAGAGGCCACACCCATACCCATGGCTCAGCCAATCATTCTGCAGCTGGTGGAATGTATGCCATGGGGGCCCCCATCCCTACTCCCATCCTTACTCACCATCATCAAAGTAATGAAGTTGCAATgatggagaagaagaaaaagaaggaggagagggaaagggaaaagcACGAGAAGGAGAAAGATAAG ccCAAGAAGAAGAACACAACAGCGTACCAGGTGTTCTGTAAAGAGTACAGGGTCAACATCAATGCAGAGCAGCCGGGACTAG AGAAAGACTTTACTGTGTTTGCAGTGTTCGGGGAGCTGAGCAAAAGGTTGGCAGAGGTGTGGAAACAGCTCCCAGAAAAAGATAAACTG GTGTGGAAGCAGAAAGCTCAGTACCTGCAGCACAAGCAGAACAAAGCTGAGGCCACCACAGTCAAACGCAAGAGCTCCACAGATGGAGTCAAAAGCAAAG GCTCTATGAAGGGCATGGGGCTGGCAGCAGGACTGGTGTCCCCCAACCGGGCGTCTGTGGGTGTGTCCCTGTCACCAGCACGGGTCCCTGATGTCGACCCCATCGATGCGGCTGCCCACCTACAGCTACTGGGAGAGTCCCTGTCCCTCATCGGCCACCGATTACAAGAgacagag GGGATGGTGGCGGTGTCAGGCAGTCTCTCTGTACTGCTGGACTCCATCTTGTGTGCCCTGGGACCCCTGACCTGCCTCACAGCACAGATCCCCCAGCTCAACGGATGTCCCCGCCAAGTCTTG tccaacaccttggacaacatTGCCTACATCATGCCAGGGCTGTGA
- the ankrd54 gene encoding ankyrin repeat domain-containing protein 54: MDGWSPIVARASDDERSSSEGEYTVETGPKEAEEKGGELKIHDERVDGGAAEGFGITGFGEGTVRLSRTGQTAEQELRYLHLLWEPSRVGLGAGVASSKPGKVTGCRARRQGRARRNVGPIGKDIYAVKRFREAANGNDIDTVRRLLQEDVDPCAADDKGRTALHFSSCNGNESIVQLLLSYGADPNQRDGLGNTPLHLAACTNHVPVITTLLRGGARVDALDRAGRTPLHLARSKLNILQEGDSRSIETLRGEVTQIIQMLREYLNVMGQSEARERLDHISTQLQHTRTKEQVDEVTDLLASFTSLSLQKQNLGDR, translated from the exons ATGGACGGGTGGAGTCCAATTGTTGCAAGAGCTTCTGACGATGAACGTTCAAGCTCCGAGGGTGAATACACGGTGGAGACTGGACCAAAAGAAGCGGAGGAGAAAGGGGGTGAACTAAAGATACATGATGAGAGGGTGGATGGAGGTGCTGCTGAGGGATTTGGGATAACTGGCTTTGGAGAGGGCACCGTGAGGTTGAGTCGTACAGGACAGACCGCTGAACAAGAACTTCGGTACCTCCACTTGCTATGGGAACCCAGTCGAGTTGGATTAGGTGCGGGTGTGGCGAGCAGCAAACCCGGGAAGGTGACAGGGTGTAGAGCGAGGCGACAAGGGAGAGCCCGGCGAAATGTGGGGCCCATTGGAAAAGATATTTATG CGGTGAAGAGGTTTCGAGAGGCTGCCAATGGCAACGACATTGATACAG TGCGCAGGCTTCTTCAAGAAGACGTAGACCCTTGTGCAGCAGATGACAAAGGAAGAACAGCCCTCCACTTCTCCTCCTGTAATGGCAACGAGAGCATCG TGCAACTTCTTCTGAGCTACGGCGCTGACCCTAACCAGCGGGATGGCCTTGGGAACACCCCTCTTCATCTGG CGGCCTGTACCAACCACGTGCCTGTAATCACCACATTGCTGAGAGGAG GCGCACGTGTGGATGCCCTAGACCGAGCAGGAAGGACCCCCCTGCACCTGGCACGCTCCAAACTCAACATCCTGCAGGAAGGAGACTCGAGGAGTATAGAAACTCTTAGAGGGGAGGTCACACAG ATCATTCAGATGCTAAGGGAGTACCTGAATGTGATGGGACAGAGTGAGGCCAGAGAGAGACTGGATCATATCTCAACACAGCTGCAGCACACACGCACCAAAGAACAA GTTGATGAGGTAACCGACTTGCTGGCCAGCTTCACGTCACTCAGTCTACAGAAGCAGAATTTGGGGGATAGGTAG
- the LOC110485190 gene encoding FAD-dependent oxidoreductase domain-containing protein 2-like translates to MQHYKVYNSVIKNVIKNVKCVSVCPNDTVNLSSSARPPSSEGARGRLPGVTAWYEGRGTPDLFLLGTAAHSRDYRSSAGGFIHGFRYTVRAVHRVLELRYHSNSWPAIKLSISQLQSWLLRRVNEASGPYQMFGVRGDIILLRGSHCEYLEEFPLQALPQFSSLSGHQLSKHGLLVLVLQYGLNRTDSLGPGRAESEWTCAWRSNFLHPVLYYYDKLPTERDMRHRPVGWPLPRPKAVHHMIEDFLTEWDGPISHSQPLRRFLEHCLHTDLRAFYAESCFRLSLTNRKPPLFCRQGYLRKHGIVRNSQLWQHAHEAGLMPGGQDSASTDTDPAFPDYLTRAGASVSSAINLDF, encoded by the exons ATGCAACATTACAAAGTTTATAACTCTGTAATAAAGAATGTAATAAAGAATGTAAAatgtgtgtcagtctgtcctaATGATACCGTTAATCTCTCCAGCTCGGCCCGCCCACCAAGCAGTGAGGGTGCCAGGGGGCGGTTGCCAGGGGTGACAGCCTGGTACGAGGGGCGGGGAACCCCAGACCTTTTTCTTCTGGGGACGGCAGCCCACTCAAGAGACTATCGCTCTTCTGCAGGGGGGTTCATCCATGGCTTCCGATACACAG TGCGTGCTGTACATAGAGTCCTTGAGCTGCGTTACCATAGCAACTCCTGGCCAGCAATCAAACTGTCAATCAGTCAGCTGCAGTCCTGGCTGTTGAGGAGGGTCAATGAGGCCTCCGGACCATACCAAATGTTTGGGGTACGTGGAGACATCATTTTACTAAGAGG CTCTCACTGTGAGTACCTGGAAGAGTTTCCCCTCCAGGCCCTGCCCCAGTTCTCTTCTCTGTCTGGCCACCAGCTCTCCAAGCATGGGCTGCTGGTTCTGGTTCTACAGTACGGGCTGAACCGCACAGACTCACTGGGCCCTGGCAGGGCAGAGTCAGAGTGGACCTGTGCCTGGAGGTCCAACTTCCTCCACCCTGTTCTATACTACTACGACAAGCTTCCCACTG AGAGGGACATGAGACACCGTCCTGTTGGCTGGCCACTGCCACGGCCCAAGGCAGTGCATCACATGATCGAGGACTTCTTGACTGAGTGGGATGGGCCCATCTCCCACAGCCAGCCACTGCGGCGCTTCCTGGAACACTGTCTCCACACTGACCTCAGGGCCTTCTATGCAG AGTCATGTTTCCGCTTATCCCTTACCAATCGAAAGCCACCCCTGTTTTGTCGTCAGGGATACCTGAGGAAGCATGGGATTGTTAGGAATAGTCAGCTGTGGCAGCATGCCCATGAAGCTGGGCTAATGCCTGGAGGACAGGACTCTGCATCCACAGACACAGACCCAGCGTTCCCTGATTACCTTACACGAGCTGGAGCCTCAGTGTCATCTGCAATAAACCTTGACTTCTGA
- the hmox1a gene encoding heme oxygenase 1a, translating into METVNSGQKDDMQNLGRDLSEQIKAATKEIHVRAENTQLMLSYQKGQITLPQYKLLLCSLYEIYKALEEEMDRNASHPGVAPIYFPQELARLETLERDLEHFFGQEWQKRVIIPAATHRYTQRLRKIGESNPKLLVAHAYTRYLGDLSGGQILGKITQKSIGLSSGEGLSFFSFPGVSSPNRFKQLYRSRMNSIELTKEERDGVLEEAIMAFELNIQVFNDLQKMLSVTEEAYGDQEKAETPATIPSLSIVQLSLGICVALATVGMGIYVF; encoded by the exons ATGGAGACAGTCAACTCGGGACAGAAAGATGATATGCAGAACCTTGGCAG gGATTTGTCAGAACAGATAAAAGCAGCGACTAAAGAGATCCATGTCAGGGCAGAAAACACCCAACTGATGCTGAGCTATCAGAAGGGACAGATAACTCTTCCGCAGTACAAG CTTCTTCTGTGTTCCCTCTATGAGATCTACAAAGCACTGGAAGAGGAGATGGATAGAAATGCTTCCCACCCAGGTGTCGCACCAATATACTTCCCCCAGGAACTGGCCCGACTGGAGACACTAGAGAGAGATCTGGAACACTTCTTTGGACAGGAGTGGCAAAAGAGAGTCATCATTCCTGCTgcaacacacagatatacacagagACTTCGCAAG ATTGGTGAAAGCAATCCTAAATTGCTGGTGGCCCACGCCTACACCCGTTACCTAGGTGACCTGTCAGGAGGACAAATTTTGGGGAAGATTACCCAGAAGTCAATTGGGTTAAGCAGCGGAGAGGGACTGTCGTTTTTCTCCTTCCCCGGAGTGTCAAGCCCTAACCGCTTCAAGCAGCTGTACAGGAGCAGAATGAACAGCATCGAGCTGAccaaggaggagagggatggggtgCTGGAGGAGGCTATCATGGCCTTCGAACTCAACATCCAG GTCTTCAATGATCTACAGAAAATGTTGAGTGTCACAGAGGAAGCTTATG GGGACCAAGAAAAGGCCGAGACGCCAGCTACCATCCCCTCTTTGTCCATCGTGCAGTTGTCACTGGGTATTTGTGTTGCTTTAGCAACAGTCGGAATGGGTATCTATGTATTCTAA
- the LOC110486535 gene encoding DNA replication licensing factor mcm5 produces the protein MSGFDDPGVYYSDSFGGGDGPGDEGGVKRSQIKKRFREFLRQFRVGTDRTGFTYKYRDDLKRHYTLGEYWVEVEMEDLASFDEDLSDCLYKLPSENLPLLEEAAQEVADEVTRPRPLGEETVQEIQVMLKSDAHPASIRNLKSEQVSRLVKVPGIVISATAVRAKATRVCLQCRGCRSVISNIFMPPGLQGYALPRKCNTEQAGRVRCPIDPYFIIPDRCVCVDFQTLRLQESPDAVPHGEMPRHLQLYCDRYLCDRVVPGNRVTIMGIYSIKKVAQAKGKGRDKSAGVGIRSSYLRVVGIQQDTEGAGRGATGSVSPQEEEELRALASSPDVYGSLSRSLAPSIYGSDDLKKAIACLLFGGSRKRLPDGLTRRGDINLLMLGDPGTAKSQLLKFVERCSPIGVYTSGKGSSAAGLTASVLKDPVTRGFIMEGGAMVLADGGVVCIDEFDKMREDDRVAIHEAMEQQTISIAKAGITTTLNSRCSVLAAANSVFGRWDDTKGEDNIDFMPTILSRFDMIFIIKDIHDHQRDMTLARHVMNVHLSAHTQTEGVEGEITLATLKKYIAYARTKCGPRLSAAAAEKLKNRYVVMRSGAREHERESDRRASIPITIRQLEAVVRISESLAKMKLQAVAGEEEVDEALRLFQVSTLDAALSGSLSGVEGFTTQEDQEMISRVEKQLKRRFAIGSQVSEHSIVQDFTKQKYPEQAIYKVLHLMMRRGELQHRMQRKVLYRVK, from the exons ATGTCTGGTTTCGACGACCCTGGAGTTTATTACAGTGACAGCTTCGGCGGTGGAGATGGACCCGGGGATGAAGGTGGAGTGAAACGGAGCCAGATCAAGAAACGATTCCGTGAATTTCTTCGGCAATTCAGAGTTGGGACCGACCGCACCGGTTTCACCTATAAATACAG AGATGACCTTAAGAGACACTACACCCTGGGGGAgtactgggtggaggtggagatggaaGACCTGGCCAGCTTTGACGAGGACCTGTCAGACTGCCTGTACAAGCTGCCCTCTGAGAACCTGCCGCTG CTGGAGGAGGCTGCCCAGGAGGTGGCTGATGAGGTGACCCGTCCCAGGCccctgggagaggagacagtgcAGGAAATCCAGGTCATGCTGAAGAGTGATGCCCATCCTGCCTCCATCCGCAACCTCAAG TCGGAGCAGGTGTCCAGGCTGGTGAAAGTCCCTGGGATTGTCATCTCTGCCACGGCTGTGCGGGCCAAGGCCACCAGGGTGTGTTTGCAGTGTCGTGGCTGTCGTTCCGTCATCAGTAACATCTTCATGCCCCCAGGCCTGCAGGGCTACGCTCTTCCCCGAAAGTGCAACAC tgagcaggcaggcagggtgaGGTGTCCTATAGATCCCTACTTCATCATTCCAGACCGTTGTGTCTGTGTGGACTTCCAGACCCTCCGTTTGCAGGAGTCTCCAGATGCTGTGCCACACGGAGAGATGCCCCGCCACCTGCAGCTCTACTgtgacag GTACCTGTGTGACCGTGTGGTCCCTGGGAACAGAGTGACCATTATGGGGATCTACTCCATCAAGAAGGTGGCCCAAGCTAAGGGCAAGGGCAGAGATAAAAGTGCAGGTGTGGGCATCCGCTCCTCCTACCTCCGTGTGGTGGGCATTCAGCAGGACACAGAGGGAGCAG GTCGTGGGGCCACAGGGTCAGTCTCCcctcaggaagaggaggagctgaGAGCGTTGGCCTCCTCCCCCGACGTCTACGGCTCCCTCTCCCGTTCCCTCGCTCCTTCCATCTACGGCAGTGATGACCTGAAAAAGGCCATCGCCTGCCTGCTGTTCGGCGGCTCCAGGAAGAG GCTGCCTGACGGGCTGACCCGTAGAGGAGACATCAACTTGCTAATGCTGGGAGACCCCGGTACTGCTAAGTCTCAGCTGCTCAAGTTTGTGGAGAGGTGCTCTCCCATTGGG gTGTATACCTCAGGTAAAGGCAGCAGTGCTGCTGGTCTGACGGCCTCTGTCCTGAAGGACCCCGTCACCCGTGGCTTCATCATGGAGGGAGGAGCCATGGTGCTGGCTGACGGTGGGGTGGTGTGCATCGATGAGTTTGACAAG ATGAGAGAGGATGACCGAGTAGCCATCCATGAAGCCATGGAGCAACAGACCATCTCCATTGCCAAGGCTGGCATCACCACCACCCTGAACTCCCGCTGCTCGGTGCTGGCCGCTGCTAACTCTGTGTTTGGCCGTTGGGACGACACCAAGGGAGAGGACAACATCGACTTCATGCCTACCATCTTGTCCCGTTTTGACATGATCTTTATCATCAAGGACATTCACGACCATCAGAGAGACATG aCTCTGGCCCGCCACGTGATGAACGTCCATCTCAGTGCTCATACTCAGACGGAGGGTGTGGAGGGAGAGATCACACTGGCCACACTGAAGAAGTACATTGCCTATGCCAGAAC GAAATGCGGCCCACGTCTGTCTGCGGCGGCAGCTGAAAAGCTGAAGAACAGATACGTGGTGATGAGGAGTGGAGCGAGGGAACATGAGAGGGAGAGCGACAGGAGAGCCTCCATCCCCATCACTATCAG GCAGCTGGAGGCGGTGGTGCGCATCTCTGAGtccctggccaagatgaagctgCAGGCCgtggctggagaggaggaggtggacgaGGCCCTGCGGCTCTTCCAGGTGTCCACACTGGACGCTGCGCTGTCCGGCAGCCTCTCGGGTGTGGAGGGCTTCACCACTCAGGAGGACCAGGAGATGATTTCCCGTGTTGAGAAGCAGCTGAAGAGACGCTTTGCCATTGGCTCCCAGGTGTCCGAGCACAGCATCGTCCAGGACTTCACCAAGCAG AAGTATCCAGAGCAGGCCATCTACAAGGTCCTTCACCTGATGATGAGGAGGGGAGAGCTTCAGCACCGCATGCAGAGGAAGGTGCTCTACAGAGTCAAGTAG